A genomic window from Candidatus Binataceae bacterium includes:
- a CDS encoding glutathione S-transferase family protein yields the protein MRIADQVPWGAHQTFSAQRVTTMGSDVILWGVGTSRTMRAHWMLLELGVDYRFHAIGPRTGETQSGEFLRLNPRHKIPVLQHGSLVLTESAAIIEYLSETFPNPQIYRPSNPQSSAALHEWCYFIMSELDAASLYMVRRHLGLKHIYGEAPVAVQAAKTYFSHNLEAMAPRIGIASPYLFGTKLSIADILLMTCLEWALAEKVTLPESIMKYRARLAGRSAYQAALARNFAQ from the coding sequence GTGCGAATCGCGGACCAAGTACCCTGGGGAGCCCACCAGACCTTTTCTGCACAAAGGGTAACCACGATGGGCAGCGATGTGATTTTGTGGGGAGTTGGGACCTCACGTACGATGCGGGCACACTGGATGTTGCTGGAATTGGGTGTCGACTACCGGTTTCATGCGATTGGCCCGCGGACCGGCGAGACCCAGAGCGGCGAATTTTTGCGGCTCAATCCGCGCCACAAGATTCCCGTGCTGCAGCACGGGTCGCTGGTGCTTACTGAGAGTGCAGCGATAATCGAGTACCTCAGCGAGACTTTTCCAAATCCACAGATCTATCGGCCCTCGAATCCTCAGAGTTCCGCCGCGCTGCACGAATGGTGTTACTTCATCATGTCGGAGCTGGATGCGGCTTCGCTGTATATGGTTCGGCGCCACCTGGGATTGAAGCACATCTACGGAGAGGCGCCGGTGGCGGTGCAAGCGGCGAAAACCTATTTCTCGCACAACCTTGAGGCGATGGCGCCACGCATCGGCATCGCGAGCCCCTACTTGTTTGGCACCAAACTGAGCATCGCTGACATCTTGCTGATGACCTGCCTGGAGTGGGCGCTCGCCGAAAAGGTGACGCTTCCCGAGTCAATCATGAAATATCGCGCGCGACTGGCAGGTCGATCCGCCTACCAGGCCGCGTTGGCCAGAAACTTCGCGCAATAG